ACACCTTCACCTTATGGAACCTGGAAAGTAATTTCTAAATCTGCCAATTGGGGTAGTGGGTTTGGTACAAGATGGATGGGATTAAATGTTCCCTGGGGACAATATGGAATACATGGAACAAATAAACCACTCACCATAAATAATCCAGATTCTCAAGGATGTATTAGAATGTTTAATAAAGATGTAGAGGAATTATATAAATATGTAGATGTAGGCACCATAGTAGTTATATATGGTGGTCCTTATAATCTTTTATGGAACAATTTTAGAACATTAAAACCTGGAGATAAAGGTGCAGACGTTTTAGAAGTGCAAAGAGTATTAAAAGACAGAGGATATTACCCGGGAAAACTAGATGGCATCTATGGAGTGGGAATGAAGTCCATAATCCTAAAGTTTAAGACGGATAATAATCTAAGCTTTAGTCATTATATAGATGGAGAAATGTATAATAAATTGGGAATGCAACCCTTTGAGTAATGAATAAGTAATAGTGAATAACTAATGAGGTTCTTCCTCTTAGGGTGGGAAGAACTTTAGTTTTAACTGTCAATTATCAACTGAAATGGGTTATACTTATTAGTAAGAAGTTTTTAAATATTTAACTACAAGAAAGGTTGATAAAATGACCATTAAAAATAAATCTATAGAAGAGGAAGTTGTTAAAGGGAATTTAGCCAATAAAGAAATAGAGACTTCTACAAATTGTATAACGGGAGATAGTGATCATCTTTTAGATAAATTAAGAAAGGCTTTTAAAAAAGCTAAAAAAATAGACATCATAGTTGCTTTTCTAATGGAATCAGGAGTTAGGCTTTTAGAAAAAGATTTAAAAGATGTTTTAAATAGAAATGTTCCAATTAGAATATTAACAGGAAATTATTTAAATATAACACAACCTCAAGCCCTATATCTTTTAAAGGATATTTTAAAAGATAAGGTGGACTTAAGGTTTTATAATGTTTCAGGAAAATCCTTTCATCCTAAAGCATATATATTTGAATATGACAATAAAGATGGAGATATATTTATTGGTTCATCTAATATATCTAAATCAGCTCTAACTAGTGGAATAGAGTGGAATTACAGAATAAGAAAAGAAAATAATGAATTAGATTTTCAATGTTATAAGGATACATTTGAGAATTTATTTAATAACAAGTCCATAATA
This window of the Clostridium cochlearium genome carries:
- a CDS encoding L,D-transpeptidase family protein, yielding MYLIEKGSNKPIKKYPIAGGKPTTPSPYGTWKVISKSANWGSGFGTRWMGLNVPWGQYGIHGTNKPLTINNPDSQGCIRMFNKDVEELYKYVDVGTIVVIYGGPYNLLWNNFRTLKPGDKGADVLEVQRVLKDRGYYPGKLDGIYGVGMKSIILKFKTDNNLSFSHYIDGEMYNKLGMQPFE